In one Halichondria panicea chromosome 4, odHalPani1.1, whole genome shotgun sequence genomic region, the following are encoded:
- the LOC135334461 gene encoding uncharacterized protein LOC135334461 isoform X5, with protein sequence MAASSVFAGGKSFLFAEFHFLLAQHLVQWGIQPRKLCRLLDRHLSRNGSGKHYSLSESLQKNARKKTQDPVLLNAYFVNRWAHQIQPDSEKLAQVFNSCDAKIRSNISELCEANSLDFSRTKCDEIPKLQISKEGKLFSFCAKHDMTDYSQYRQYGIKQNRPWCFYYKFKDTSKSSKKTKAKSTSVSMLMAAPDVHTSQRLSIARFARKVLRKFTLNFRITQQENAVERFAIRLLDKANIVAFNDGRETVLLKDIWAALHVESSDTFEIVDCNSSTKQKDSAKCGVPEINHTCDSGTESSDDDIEETFRKVKPPMIGKVHVPFYADKANLTSSSSCSKVKRGCELPKRLRKRKRRLVTSSDCEESDVDSENSVPSTYSIGTCSSDYQCHVKKRRNKQPLSIIENKNVAAAPVHKSQGVSIATRKFLQKPRLDLRRIYSFLQEVVKRVLYKANIVTACGPRAVPNDCPLHNQTEVCSKSGVLGINHDVADGGTESSDDDIEKAFRKVRPPMIVKIYADKVNLKNCSKVKGGHKLPSRLGRRKQRSSSDYCEDRQKRVPSTSSSLLRKGRRLVSSSDDEDFDLTSPKRPLIVYSDSEESNMGNENLVPFIYSRSVNEKKICTTAERFDCSLDMMDTC encoded by the exons ATGGCTGCTAGTTCTGTGTTTG CAGGTGGAAAGTCATTTCTTTTTGCTGAGTTTCATTTTCTTTTGGCACAACACCTGGTGCAATGGGGTATTCAGCCTAGGAAACTGTGCAGACTGCTTGATAGGCATCTATCACGGAATGGTTCAGGCAAGCATTATTCTCTGAGTGAATCATTGCAGAAAAATGCACGAAAGAAGACACAAGACCCAGTGCTACTAAACGCTTATTTTGTCAACCGCTGGGCACATCAGATTCAGCCAGACAGTGAAAAATTGGCTCAGGTATTCAATTCTTGTGATGCAAAAATTCGATCAAACATCTCAGAATTATG TGAAGCGAACAGTTTGGATTTTAGCCGGACTAAGTGTGATGAAATACCTAAGCT ACAGATCTCCAAAGAAGGGAAACTATTTTCCTTTTGTGCCAAACATGATATGACGGATTATTCTCAGTATCGTCAATACGGAATCAAACAAAACCGACCTTGGTGTTTCTACTATAAATTTAAGG ATACTTCAAAATCAAGTAAAAAGACAAAGGCTAAGTCTACTTCTGTTTCCATGTTGATGGCTGCACCTGATGTTCACACCAGTCAAAGACTATCCATTGCTAGGTTTGCTAGAAAAGTTCTCCGGAAGTTTACACTTAATTTCAGGATAACACAACAAG AAAATGCTGTTGAACGTTTTGCCATACGGTTGTTGGATAAAGCAAATATTGTGGCTTTCAATGATGGCAGAGAAACTGTTCTACTAAAAGATATTTG GGCTGCACTTCACGTAGAATCTAGCGACACCTTCGAGATTGTTGATTGTAACTCCTCAACCAAACAGAAAGACAGTGCAAAGTGTGGTGTGCCTGAAATCAATCACACATGTGACAGTGGCACTGAGAGTTCAG ATGATGATATTGAAGAAACGTTTCGAAAAGTAAAGCCACCTATGATTggtaaagtacatgtaccattctATGCTGACAAAGCTAACCTGACTTCGTCCAGCAGTT GCTCAAAAGTCAAACGGGGATGTGAGTTACCGAAACGGCTAAGAAAAAGAAAACGACGATTGGTAACCAGCTCAGACTGTGAAG AAAGCGACGTGGATAGTGAAAATTCAGTTCCATCTACATATTCTATTGGCACATGTAGTTCTGATTATCAATGCCATGTGAAGAAAAGAA GAAACAAGCAACCCCTCTcgataattgaaaacaaaaatGTTGCTGCTGCACCTGTGCACAAAAGTCAAGGAGTATCCATTGCTACTAGGAAATTTCTCCAGAAGCCTAGACTTGATTTAAGGAGAATATATTCTTTTTTGCAAG AAGTTGTCAAACGTGTACTCTATAAGGCAAATATTGTCACTGCCTGTGGACCTAG GGCTGTACCTAACGATTGCCCTCTCCACAACCAGACGGAAGTATGTAGCAAAAGTGGTGTGCTTGGAATTAATCATGATGTGGCAGATGGTGGCACCGAGAGCTCAG ATGATGATATCGAAAAAGCATTTCGAAAAGTGAGGCCACCTATGATTGTTAAAATCTATGCTGACAAAGTTAACCTGAAAAATT GCTCAAAAGTCAAAGGAGGACATAAGTTACCGTCACGGCTAGGAAGAAGAAAACAACGATCCAGCTCAGACTACTGTGAAG ACAGGCAAAAACGGGTTCCATCCACCTCTTCCTCACTGCTAAGAAAAGGGCGACGATTGGTATCTAGCTCAGATGatgaag ACTTTGATCTGACAAGTCCCAAACGACCCTTAATTGTTTATTCTGATTccgaag AAAGCAACATGGGCAACGAAAATTTAGTTCCATTTATCTATTCTAGATCTGTCAATGAGAAGAAAATAT gcacaacTGCTGAAAGATTTGACTGTTCCCTGGATATGATGGACACTTGCTAA
- the LOC135334461 gene encoding uncharacterized protein LOC135334461 isoform X8, which produces MAASSVFAGGKSFLFAEFHFLLAQHLVQWGIQPRKLCRLLDRHLSRNGSGKHYSLSESLQKNARKKTQDPVLLNAYFVNRWAHQIQPDSEKLAQVFNSCDAKIRSNISELCEANSLDFSRTKCDEIPKLQISKEGKLFSFCAKHDMTDYSQYRQYGIKQNRPWCFYYKFKENAVERFAIRLLDKANIVAFNDGRETVLLKDIWAALHVESSDTFEIVDCNSSTKQKDSAKCGVPEINHTCDSGTESSVVSRKEFEELPNRDCDDSDDDIEETFRKVKPPMIGKVHVPFYADKANLTSSSSCSKVKRGCELPKRLRKRKRRLVTSSDCEESDVDSENSVPSTYSIGTCSSDYQCHVKKRRNKQPLSIIENKNVAAAPVHKSQGVSIATRKFLQKPRLDLRRIYSFLQEVVKRVLYKANIVTACGPRAVPNDCPLHNQTEVCSKSGVLGINHDVADGGTESSDDDIEKAFRKVRPPMIVKIYADKVNLKNCSKVKGGHKLPSRLGRRKQRSSSDYCEDRQKRVPSTSSSLLRKGRRLVSSSDDEDFDLTSPKRPLIVYSDSEESNMGNENLVPFIYSRSVNEKKICTTAERFDCSLDMMDTC; this is translated from the exons ATGGCTGCTAGTTCTGTGTTTG CAGGTGGAAAGTCATTTCTTTTTGCTGAGTTTCATTTTCTTTTGGCACAACACCTGGTGCAATGGGGTATTCAGCCTAGGAAACTGTGCAGACTGCTTGATAGGCATCTATCACGGAATGGTTCAGGCAAGCATTATTCTCTGAGTGAATCATTGCAGAAAAATGCACGAAAGAAGACACAAGACCCAGTGCTACTAAACGCTTATTTTGTCAACCGCTGGGCACATCAGATTCAGCCAGACAGTGAAAAATTGGCTCAGGTATTCAATTCTTGTGATGCAAAAATTCGATCAAACATCTCAGAATTATG TGAAGCGAACAGTTTGGATTTTAGCCGGACTAAGTGTGATGAAATACCTAAGCT ACAGATCTCCAAAGAAGGGAAACTATTTTCCTTTTGTGCCAAACATGATATGACGGATTATTCTCAGTATCGTCAATACGGAATCAAACAAAACCGACCTTGGTGTTTCTACTATAAATTTAAGG AAAATGCTGTTGAACGTTTTGCCATACGGTTGTTGGATAAAGCAAATATTGTGGCTTTCAATGATGGCAGAGAAACTGTTCTACTAAAAGATATTTG GGCTGCACTTCACGTAGAATCTAGCGACACCTTCGAGATTGTTGATTGTAACTCCTCAACCAAACAGAAAGACAGTGCAAAGTGTGGTGTGCCTGAAATCAATCACACATGTGACAGTGGCACTGAGAGTTCAG TTGTGAGTCGAAAAGAGTTTGAAGAGTTGCCAAACAGGGATTGTGATGACTCAG ATGATGATATTGAAGAAACGTTTCGAAAAGTAAAGCCACCTATGATTggtaaagtacatgtaccattctATGCTGACAAAGCTAACCTGACTTCGTCCAGCAGTT GCTCAAAAGTCAAACGGGGATGTGAGTTACCGAAACGGCTAAGAAAAAGAAAACGACGATTGGTAACCAGCTCAGACTGTGAAG AAAGCGACGTGGATAGTGAAAATTCAGTTCCATCTACATATTCTATTGGCACATGTAGTTCTGATTATCAATGCCATGTGAAGAAAAGAA GAAACAAGCAACCCCTCTcgataattgaaaacaaaaatGTTGCTGCTGCACCTGTGCACAAAAGTCAAGGAGTATCCATTGCTACTAGGAAATTTCTCCAGAAGCCTAGACTTGATTTAAGGAGAATATATTCTTTTTTGCAAG AAGTTGTCAAACGTGTACTCTATAAGGCAAATATTGTCACTGCCTGTGGACCTAG GGCTGTACCTAACGATTGCCCTCTCCACAACCAGACGGAAGTATGTAGCAAAAGTGGTGTGCTTGGAATTAATCATGATGTGGCAGATGGTGGCACCGAGAGCTCAG ATGATGATATCGAAAAAGCATTTCGAAAAGTGAGGCCACCTATGATTGTTAAAATCTATGCTGACAAAGTTAACCTGAAAAATT GCTCAAAAGTCAAAGGAGGACATAAGTTACCGTCACGGCTAGGAAGAAGAAAACAACGATCCAGCTCAGACTACTGTGAAG ACAGGCAAAAACGGGTTCCATCCACCTCTTCCTCACTGCTAAGAAAAGGGCGACGATTGGTATCTAGCTCAGATGatgaag ACTTTGATCTGACAAGTCCCAAACGACCCTTAATTGTTTATTCTGATTccgaag AAAGCAACATGGGCAACGAAAATTTAGTTCCATTTATCTATTCTAGATCTGTCAATGAGAAGAAAATAT gcacaacTGCTGAAAGATTTGACTGTTCCCTGGATATGATGGACACTTGCTAA
- the LOC135334461 gene encoding uncharacterized protein LOC135334461 isoform X7: MAASSVFAGGKSFLFAEFHFLLAQHLVQWGIQPRKLCRLLDRHLSRNGSGKHYSLSESLQKNARKKTQDPVLLNAYFVNRWAHQIQPDSEKLAQVFNSCDAKIRSNISELCEANSLDFSRTKCDEIPKLQISKEGKLFSFCAKHDMTDYSQYRQYGIKQNRPWCFYYKFKDTSKSSKKTKAKSTSVSMLMAAPDVHTSQRLSIARFARKVLRKFTLNFRITQQENAVERFAIRLLDKANIVAFNDGRETVLLKDIWAALHVESSDTFEIVDCNSSTKQKDSAKCGVPEINHTCDSGTESSGSKVKRGCELPKRLRKRKRRLVTSSDCEESDVDSENSVPSTYSIGTCSSDYQCHVKKRRNKQPLSIIENKNVAAAPVHKSQGVSIATRKFLQKPRLDLRRIYSFLQEVVKRVLYKANIVTACGPRAVPNDCPLHNQTEVCSKSGVLGINHDVADGGTESSDDDIEKAFRKVRPPMIVKIYADKVNLKNCSKVKGGHKLPSRLGRRKQRSSSDYCEDRQKRVPSTSSSLLRKGRRLVSSSDDEDFDLTSPKRPLIVYSDSEESNMGNENLVPFIYSRSVNEKKICTTAERFDCSLDMMDTC; encoded by the exons ATGGCTGCTAGTTCTGTGTTTG CAGGTGGAAAGTCATTTCTTTTTGCTGAGTTTCATTTTCTTTTGGCACAACACCTGGTGCAATGGGGTATTCAGCCTAGGAAACTGTGCAGACTGCTTGATAGGCATCTATCACGGAATGGTTCAGGCAAGCATTATTCTCTGAGTGAATCATTGCAGAAAAATGCACGAAAGAAGACACAAGACCCAGTGCTACTAAACGCTTATTTTGTCAACCGCTGGGCACATCAGATTCAGCCAGACAGTGAAAAATTGGCTCAGGTATTCAATTCTTGTGATGCAAAAATTCGATCAAACATCTCAGAATTATG TGAAGCGAACAGTTTGGATTTTAGCCGGACTAAGTGTGATGAAATACCTAAGCT ACAGATCTCCAAAGAAGGGAAACTATTTTCCTTTTGTGCCAAACATGATATGACGGATTATTCTCAGTATCGTCAATACGGAATCAAACAAAACCGACCTTGGTGTTTCTACTATAAATTTAAGG ATACTTCAAAATCAAGTAAAAAGACAAAGGCTAAGTCTACTTCTGTTTCCATGTTGATGGCTGCACCTGATGTTCACACCAGTCAAAGACTATCCATTGCTAGGTTTGCTAGAAAAGTTCTCCGGAAGTTTACACTTAATTTCAGGATAACACAACAAG AAAATGCTGTTGAACGTTTTGCCATACGGTTGTTGGATAAAGCAAATATTGTGGCTTTCAATGATGGCAGAGAAACTGTTCTACTAAAAGATATTTG GGCTGCACTTCACGTAGAATCTAGCGACACCTTCGAGATTGTTGATTGTAACTCCTCAACCAAACAGAAAGACAGTGCAAAGTGTGGTGTGCCTGAAATCAATCACACATGTGACAGTGGCACTGAGAGTTCAG GCTCAAAAGTCAAACGGGGATGTGAGTTACCGAAACGGCTAAGAAAAAGAAAACGACGATTGGTAACCAGCTCAGACTGTGAAG AAAGCGACGTGGATAGTGAAAATTCAGTTCCATCTACATATTCTATTGGCACATGTAGTTCTGATTATCAATGCCATGTGAAGAAAAGAA GAAACAAGCAACCCCTCTcgataattgaaaacaaaaatGTTGCTGCTGCACCTGTGCACAAAAGTCAAGGAGTATCCATTGCTACTAGGAAATTTCTCCAGAAGCCTAGACTTGATTTAAGGAGAATATATTCTTTTTTGCAAG AAGTTGTCAAACGTGTACTCTATAAGGCAAATATTGTCACTGCCTGTGGACCTAG GGCTGTACCTAACGATTGCCCTCTCCACAACCAGACGGAAGTATGTAGCAAAAGTGGTGTGCTTGGAATTAATCATGATGTGGCAGATGGTGGCACCGAGAGCTCAG ATGATGATATCGAAAAAGCATTTCGAAAAGTGAGGCCACCTATGATTGTTAAAATCTATGCTGACAAAGTTAACCTGAAAAATT GCTCAAAAGTCAAAGGAGGACATAAGTTACCGTCACGGCTAGGAAGAAGAAAACAACGATCCAGCTCAGACTACTGTGAAG ACAGGCAAAAACGGGTTCCATCCACCTCTTCCTCACTGCTAAGAAAAGGGCGACGATTGGTATCTAGCTCAGATGatgaag ACTTTGATCTGACAAGTCCCAAACGACCCTTAATTGTTTATTCTGATTccgaag AAAGCAACATGGGCAACGAAAATTTAGTTCCATTTATCTATTCTAGATCTGTCAATGAGAAGAAAATAT gcacaacTGCTGAAAGATTTGACTGTTCCCTGGATATGATGGACACTTGCTAA